The following coding sequences lie in one Caproicibacterium argilliputei genomic window:
- a CDS encoding type I restriction endonuclease, giving the protein MSAEGERVDYAIMSDSNPVILIECKWAGEPLEKHDSQLFRYFGTSTAKFAILTNGLIYRFYTDLEEPNKMDESPFLEIDMLNLKDTQIPELKKFQKSSFSVDNIFNTASELKYSHQFRAVFSDELQNPSDDFLKFFLNTVYSGVKTQNVMEKFRPILKKSLNGYISELMNDKIKSALNADDAQPSVTVTNDTLINQDSDTNVEAESNSSSKIVTTQDELDAYFAVRMILHDIIPETDIACKDTINYFSVLYQGKVTKWICRFSFNSAHKTLIIPDEEKKEIKYPLESVYDISKLKDSIIESASRYLRQHRTEKKLR; this is encoded by the coding sequence ATGAGCGCCGAAGGTGAACGTGTTGATTACGCCATTATGTCGGACAGCAATCCGGTTATTTTAATTGAGTGCAAATGGGCTGGAGAACCTTTAGAGAAGCATGATTCTCAACTGTTTCGCTATTTTGGAACTTCAACCGCCAAATTCGCTATCCTTACAAATGGACTGATTTATCGCTTTTATACCGACCTTGAAGAACCAAACAAAATGGATGAATCTCCATTTCTGGAAATTGATATGCTGAATTTAAAGGATACACAAATTCCAGAATTGAAAAAGTTTCAAAAATCCTCATTCAGTGTCGATAATATTTTTAACACGGCATCTGAATTGAAATATTCCCACCAATTCCGTGCCGTGTTTTCAGACGAGCTTCAGAATCCTTCAGACGATTTTTTAAAGTTTTTCCTTAATACCGTTTACTCCGGCGTTAAAACACAAAATGTTATGGAAAAATTCCGCCCTATCCTTAAAAAATCACTAAATGGCTACATAAGTGAATTGATGAATGATAAAATCAAGTCTGCACTCAATGCGGACGATGCACAACCATCCGTTACAGTTACTAATGATACACTTATCAATCAGGATTCTGATACAAATGTTGAAGCAGAAAGTAACTCATCAAGTAAAATCGTTACGACACAGGATGAGTTGGACGCTTATTTTGCTGTCAGAATGATTCTACATGACATTATCCCGGAAACTGATATTGCATGCAAGGATACTATCAATTATTTTTCCGTGCTATATCAGGGAAAAGTTACAAAATGGATTTGCCGTTTTTCATTCAATTCCGCGCATAAAACGCTTATTATTCCAGATGAGGAGAAAAAAGAAATCAAGTATCCACTTGAAAGTGTTTATGACATTTCAAAGCTTAAAGACTCAATTATAGAATCAGCAAGCCGTTATCTTAGGCAACACCGCACAGAAAAAAAGCTGCGGTAA
- a CDS encoding type II toxin-antitoxin system HicB family antitoxin translates to MNKYEVVMYWSAADDAYIAEVPELPGCMADGKTRAEALAAVERVIDEWLETAAALGRTIPESKGRLQYA, encoded by the coding sequence ATGAATAAGTATGAAGTTGTGATGTATTGGAGTGCAGCGGACGATGCTTACATCGCGGAAGTCCCTGAACTCCCTGGCTGCATGGCAGACGGAAAAACTCGCGCAGAAGCACTGGCCGCTGTGGAGCGTGTCATAGATGAATGGCTTGAAACAGCTGCCGCGCTCGGCCGCACCATCCCTGAATCCAAAGGGAGGTTGCAGTATGCCTGA
- a CDS encoding helix-turn-helix domain-containing protein — protein sequence MPDMNELSMQLAKIRKESGLSQTQLAELAGLKQSNVARIENGSSVPTLSTMQKILRPIGYKLTIQKC from the coding sequence ATGCCTGACATGAATGAACTCAGTATGCAATTAGCAAAAATCCGCAAAGAATCCGGACTGTCACAAACCCAGCTCGCGGAACTCGCTGGTCTGAAGCAGTCCAATGTGGCACGGATTGAAAACGGCTCCAGCGTGCCCACACTGTCCACTATGCAAAAAATTTTAAGGCCAATCGGTTACAAGCTGACAATTCAAAAATGCTGA
- a CDS encoding tyrosine-type recombinase/integrase, whose amino-acid sequence MLLTHLIGRALTFCALGIYAGLRRKEILGLQWGDLSGEKLTVNCAISFPGNHQADPDQSLKSKASHRTIPVPPQLAEIAAAVRSSLYVVPAADGGMIVKRLWQQATRLVSGAHPHMLRRSYATSLYRAGVDLKTAQYLLGHSDIRMTAEIYTHIAQQNVAKSADKITAYFSSQKSKSSQKVVKAENE is encoded by the coding sequence TTGCTTCTAACGCATCTGATCGGCCGGGCGCTGACCTTTTGCGCACTTGGCATATACGCGGGACTGCGGCGGAAAGAAATACTGGGGCTGCAGTGGGGCGACTTGTCCGGCGAAAAGCTGACGGTAAACTGCGCAATTTCGTTCCCCGGCAATCATCAGGCCGACCCGGATCAATCGCTCAAAAGCAAGGCTTCTCACCGCACAATCCCCGTCCCGCCGCAATTGGCGGAAATAGCCGCCGCTGTGCGCAGCAGTTTGTACGTTGTCCCGGCAGCAGATGGCGGCATGATTGTCAAGCGACTTTGGCAGCAAGCCACGCGCCTTGTGTCAGGCGCCCATCCGCATATGCTGCGGCGCTCCTATGCCACAAGCTTGTACCGTGCCGGCGTAGACCTTAAAACCGCGCAGTATCTGCTGGGGCACTCTGACATTCGGATGACCGCAGAAATTTATACGCACATCGCTCAGCAGAATGTCGCGAAAAGCGCCGACAAAATTACAGCCTATTTCAGTAGTCAGAAAAGCAAAAGTAGTCAAAAGGTAGTCAAAGCCGAAAATGAATAA
- a CDS encoding AraC family transcriptional regulator yields the protein MRIEGLHEKGIFEEPFPFRVIVDRNPHFHYPSHWHNAYEIIYVAEQSFIVTVNAQRYVLDKGDILFIPGGHIHTCEGEVPDGVRVFINFELEDFHCYLSMEDAKSCLSAEQLITPANLEVYPRIVSEIKKILQFNVQKESVGILYYIARILDILVLLCHNASMRQTMAAAGLNKGKKKVGLQKISKSLTFIQENYMRDIHLRDVAGAAGFSEYYFARLFKETTEKSFHWYLNAYRVKKAEALLMDSTYSIGDVAQAVGFNSLITFDRVFHQLKGCSPEEFRKLQVRF from the coding sequence ATGAGAATCGAGGGACTTCATGAAAAAGGGATTTTCGAGGAGCCGTTTCCGTTTCGCGTGATTGTGGATCGGAACCCACACTTTCACTATCCATCGCACTGGCACAATGCGTATGAAATTATCTATGTGGCAGAGCAATCGTTTATTGTGACCGTGAACGCTCAGCGCTATGTGCTTGATAAAGGCGACATTCTGTTTATTCCGGGCGGACATATTCATACCTGCGAGGGAGAAGTGCCGGACGGCGTGCGGGTTTTTATCAACTTTGAGCTGGAGGATTTTCATTGCTACCTGAGCATGGAGGACGCCAAGTCCTGCCTTTCTGCAGAGCAGCTGATTACGCCCGCCAATTTGGAGGTTTACCCGCGGATTGTTTCTGAAATTAAAAAAATTCTGCAGTTTAATGTGCAAAAAGAGTCCGTGGGCATTCTCTACTATATCGCAAGGATATTAGATATTCTGGTGCTGCTGTGCCACAATGCGTCCATGCGGCAAACTATGGCGGCTGCCGGTTTAAACAAGGGGAAAAAGAAGGTCGGTCTGCAGAAAATCAGCAAGTCACTGACGTTTATTCAGGAAAATTATATGCGGGATATTCACCTGCGGGATGTTGCAGGGGCAGCAGGGTTCAGCGAGTATTATTTTGCACGGTTGTTCAAGGAAACAACCGAAAAAAGTTTTCACTGGTATCTCAATGCGTATCGCGTTAAAAAAGCGGAGGCGCTGCTGATGGATTCCACTTACAGCATTGGCGATGTGGCGCAGGCAGTCGGCTTTAACAGTTTGATTACCTTTGACCGTGTGTTTCATCAGTTGAAAGGTTGCTCTCCGGAAGAATTTCGGAAGCTGCAGGTTCGGTTTTAA